One genomic region from Yersinia canariae encodes:
- the iscA gene encoding iron-sulfur cluster assembly protein IscA, whose amino-acid sequence MSISISDSAAQRVSAFLNHRGKGLGLRLGVRTSGCSGMAYVLEFVDEMNDDDIVFEDKGVKVIIDGKSMVYLDGTELDFVKEGLNEGFKFNNPNVSGECGCGESFNV is encoded by the coding sequence ATGTCGATATCAATCAGCGACAGTGCTGCACAACGGGTCAGCGCCTTTTTAAATCACCGTGGTAAGGGTCTGGGTCTGCGCTTAGGTGTGCGGACATCGGGCTGCTCCGGTATGGCATATGTCTTGGAATTTGTTGATGAAATGAACGATGACGATATCGTTTTTGAAGACAAAGGCGTGAAAGTGATCATCGACGGCAAAAGCATGGTTTATCTTGACGGCACCGAACTGGATTTCGTCAAAGAAGGTCTGAACGAAGGCTTTAAATTCAATAATCCGAACGTCTCCGGTGAGTGCGGATGTGGTGAAAGCTTTAACGTTTGA